The DNA sequence ATTGCACTGTTATCACGTGTTTCTATCATTTTGTCCACTGTTTACATCAGCAACAGTGTGTTAACAACAGTAACACCTCTGCAAAGGACAAACTGACATAATTATAAAGTTAAGTCAAAAAGCTAAAGCACTACAATCTTATTAACAGATTTAATGCAACACTGCTGTCTTGCTGTAAATCCTACTTCGTGTCATCACAGTTTATGGGGTGTAACTAATAAAGTGGCAACCAAATGTACAATGAAGTACTGCTGAATGGGACGTGTCACAAAAAACTTTTGAATTTTGGATAAGTCTGCTTTAGTAGTTAAGAGAAAAACCTGCACACGAACTTGCACTTGCTCTAAATCAGCTCACCTGTTCAAGcaagttagcttagcttagccaGCTAGCTAGCTGTAGCAGCAGCACCATGTGCGTCGCCGGtacagaaacatttcagtcaacaaaacattatttaatGAGACAATGATTAAAGAGCAAACATACTTGTGAGAGAATAATGTTGTCGTACACAGGCAGCTAATATCCTCCTGCCTGACAAACTCAACGACTTTGACCACGGAGACATCTTGGCTTTTCCTCACTCTTGCCCAAGTAAAGATGTCTCACTCTGGTTGAATTTCTTAGTACCAACAGCGCCTGTAAAAATGTTGCCGAGATATCATCTGCTTCGTAGTGGATCTTTGATTAGTAAATGCGGCAATGACGTAACTGTGTGACTGTAGGTGTAAACAAAGCACATGCGGCACCAGAGAGAGGCcagattaaaatgaatttaatgcTCCTTTCAGGGAATCTAATTGTCTCCAAATGAAGTAAATCAATCTCCACTTAAATAAtagtgagaaaaacaaaacacagcctTTACTGATGTTGGCTGGAACTGAACTAACAGGTTAAATGGAGGTCTGAAAGTGAAAATAGAAATGAAGAGGGCCTAGATTTCCATGTAAAGCATTGTATTTCAAGTAAGGCTGGAGaggtacattttaaattttgacagaaaatataCCCCTCTAATTGTAATTGCCAAATTTAAAGCCAGCCCTGCTGTACATTCCTTAATTGTTCACTATTTCTAAACTGAAATCACTGTTGactaataaaaatacatattttaaacatgttaaaaggtgtttttttaagAAGCTATTACATtttcttccctgaaaatgttcCAAGCATTGTGAGCATCccatttttgcttgtttttttcatttcagatgaTGAGATTTTCTGTATTTAGTTCTGTTTACCTAAACATACATTTACTTTTTATATACCTATTTTGTttgtcataaaaataaaaaactatgcTAAGTTTGCAGTGAGTATTTCTGCATTATTTAGCAACTAAGCAAGGCTTTTTGCAtgaatgtttttatgtattAGTATAATTTTAACTTCAATTTCATTAGAATCCTTACTGTTAAACATTccagttttctttgtttggttCCCTTTACACTGGCTTTAATATGCAACAGGTATCCTACAATAGACCTGCATTATTTAAAACTAAGCGTTGCTTCCACTGGGAGATTTTTGCAGAAGTGCAACATTAAAATGGACGATATAAACAATTTTGCAGTTATCTACAGCTTAAAGATGTAATTTTCCATCACTGCTTACTGAATTCCTAAAATTTTACAGCGACcttcagggggaaaaaatccaaCACAAGAAATAAGATGTAAATCGCTTTAATAAAACTCAATGAAACGCAGTGTAACAAAGGAAAAGAATCAAACATAAAGCAAGTAGATAACATTTACaaccacaaaagaaaaaaaaacctgtacaACTCTAAATGGCTGGAGTCACTTCTattgttccaaagatttttttttttaatcatttaaccATTTTGTGATGACTGAGGGTAAACTTGGGGGCATTGAGGGGCAGGATGGGGGTAAAGGAGGCATGTAATGTGAtttcatctatttttttattttatttttttcaaaatacatGAGTGTAATTTCATACACAGATGTACGCTTCATCAACGTGGCTGCTGAAGTTATTTTTGAACGCGCTGCTGTCGGgcacagcagcaggaggatgagGTGGGTTGTGGCCAGGAGTGCTATTTGTACAAGATGTCGTAATGGCCTGGTCTATAGAGGAGGAAGATCCGAGGGTCACCGCCTTCAGGGAACACGTGGTGATTGACtgttcctccttctcctctgtcCATGTACTCCACAAGGATGGATACGTCCAGGGCCTGGGCTAAGGCGATGATGTGAATGTGGTCACTTTCTTTAGACATTGGCTCTACCTCCTTCAGCGAGAAAAAAAGTAAGCACATCAGGTGGAAGTTTGTTAATactataaaacacactgatcaCATATTTTATCCTTCTGTTTGTGCTCAAAAATGACAGTACattcttttaaccctcctgttgacAGAGTgccatttatgggcaccaaaaatattatttccttgtctgaataaaatccaaaaattaagcaaaaaaattcccaaatttctgaaaatttgcaaaaccctcaggaagaaaaaaaatccccaaatcaggcaagaaaattcttgtaaatattttcaaaaaattagtaaaaatttttctttcaaaaaaaatcctaaaaatatctaaagtgattccatatatatcagcaaaacttctaatattttctttaagaacattcacaaaaaaagtgttttttcttcccTTCCTGCCTCTAAAAcctctaaatctgtgtttttcagactgGCATTTGGTACATTGCAGTTTCAAGTTGGAAATACTCAGCCATGGCGTAAATGCCCTCGAATCCTAACTCTTTCTAGTTTAGGGACACCTTCCAAATGGTggccaatcttttttttttttttttaaatagcaaagCTTTCTCACAGACTGTCTTCAGAAGAGAACAACTGTGACACCCAGATTTGATTTGGACAAACGATTGAAACCCACCTGCTGACAGAACTCTTTGACAGAGCGTCCTCCCTCTATGAAATGCTGAAAGAAGCCATTCTCACGCTGCAAATAGCCTGAGGTGAGCAGCCGCAGGTACACGACCACGTAGTCTGACATGTTCTGGTCGTTGAAGGAGCTCAGCAGCTCCTGCAGGCTCGGCTGTTTCTCACATAGTTCGATCAGGTCCATGAACTATGTGCGGAAACATTATTTGTATTGTGATCGCTTCAAcacttaaaataataataactgcaCATTTAATActgctgaaatgaaaaaaatgttttgatggGAAACTCACAGTATTGTGGAAGTCTTCAATGGTAAACTCAGTGAAGCCTTCATTAACCAGGTCCAGTTTACTTTTAGCTGCAACTGCTTTGaacctaaaaacacaaaaacatggatttaatAATCCTGTGAATATTAGTTCAGTTGGTTGTAAatatattagaccctccagaaaaacgcgattatgcgatcgcatgaattcccacattaatcaccaaaatgccgctgattatgcgggggtcaattatttcccaaaaggccgcataatccccgcaaaacagcgcataattcctgcaagaatctcacatttccacgaaaaaaaagagaaatatgcgggtcccgcttgatttcacaatttccgcataaaatgagaaaactataaccgatataaatggagttgtgagtttttatgtgacgcccggcctgacgtcatcagttcgcgcattcacacacacacactagaagcacgagctgatgtggagcgcggcgccagtgttgccaacttagcgactttcttgctaaatctagcaactttccaaagcgtcctcgcaactttttttgtcaaaagcgactagccacaaatctaacgactttttctgccgttttggagactgacaggaaaactctgatcattctgcagttactgtcctcaacaagcagcaggtgctgctgtgagcttctccccgtcccaaagcacaggctgtcattccagtaaccccgcagcagtcccagtgtctgattagaggacacatcccggcaggtgaatcgcacatatttttgcatatttcacaactattctcatactttgcaactttccgcaatttccccgcttaaaatggcagaaaaaccccgcatatttattcacataatcaaggatttttgtccgcgtttttctggagggtctaatatatTGGGAAAACTGTGCATTCATAGGGCAGACAGATACAGAAGCGCTGCACCTACTTTTCTGGACCAtaaccaacaacacaacatctaAAGGTATACATGGACTAGGTATTGGTTCTACACGTGTCATCAATGAATCTGTCAAACCTGTCTCTAGTGCAGCCATGAGGAGACAGGGCTGTGCCAAAACAGACTTAACAGTACATGATGACTAAAGCGTGAATTTCAGTCTAGACACCAACAGCCACCACAACACAAACAGTAGCAATTATGGCCCTCACTTCTGAAGCTCTTTGCTGTCATCTAGCAGGGACTCAAGATGTGCAAAACCGAAGGCTCTGTAGAAACAGTTTCCATCTGGCCGCGTCTTCCGAATGTACGAGTATTTTTTGTGTAGGTCCTGcaccaaagcaaaaaaaaaaaaaaaaaagaattacacCAAACAGTTAAAACTGCTTTCGAAAATATCAGCAACAGCCAAGCTTTGGATAAAATGACGCCTCTGACTGAGGCAGAGTTGCACCCTGGTGTGGGTGCAGTAACGTGAGAGCAGGTGCTGTGGTTGGACTGACCTTGATCTTGAGCTGATAAACCGTGTCATCCTCAGCGTACTCTCTCTGCAGCACTGACAGGTCCTGTCTGTCCGACACTAAAGGGTTACTGTTGGCTAtctgcacacccacacacaaaattaaaattagTAGATGCACTGTTAGCAAACTAACTCAGAGTGACTTTGTCCTGATCAGTTGCTGGCTGTGCTTGCATTTATCCATCATATTACACATTAGTTCCCCTGCAATTTAAGTTTTACTTTTATACAACAGTGAATTTCCTTATTGGCTTATAGCTGCGCAGACAAGTTGTATAATACAGGTCAAGGTCAATATTACTGAATAAAGGAGAGTTTTAAAATTCTATATACAGGAACATTtatttgtcttaaaaaaaaaatccaaaaaatgtaTCACATGCTGTGTTCAGGCACAATATGAAATTTTCTGTTGTGGTCACACATCAACTGACATTTATGGAGCATCAACTGCACAAGAAATCTTGAAGCTTGTTGATGTTGCAGCACAGAGACAGAATGATGACAAACCATCCTTGTTTATGTCAGCGGTCAAGACTACATTTGACCTTGCTCATATAAATTTCTCACCTCCTGCTGAATCCTGTCCTGTTGAGCAATTATGGCCTCGTCATACGCGAGGCAGTTCACTCCTGTACGAGAAGGGCGACAAACGTATTAGGCTTCAGGAGGAGACATTCAAACGGTGGACCGATAGACTACAATGATATAGGGCTGAAATTATTGTTTATGAATCATCCCAGAATGAAAGTCAGTATGCAAGTGTAAGCAAGACAAAGCCTACTTTTCAACCTGGGAAGCAATTGCTGCAATAACTCCTTGCACACTTTGTGCATGAG is a window from the Acanthochromis polyacanthus isolate Apoly-LR-REF ecotype Palm Island chromosome 23, KAUST_Apoly_ChrSc, whole genome shotgun sequence genome containing:
- the otub1b gene encoding ubiquitin thioesterase OTUB1b, with protein sequence MRSCRRRKQISTAKMAEEQQESSQGEMEGVNCLAYDEAIIAQQDRIQQEIANSNPLVSDRQDLSVLQREYAEDDTVYQLKIKDLHKKYSYIRKTRPDGNCFYRAFGFAHLESLLDDSKELQKFKAVAAKSKLDLVNEGFTEFTIEDFHNTFMDLIELCEKQPSLQELLSSFNDQNMSDYVVVYLRLLTSGYLQRENGFFQHFIEGGRSVKEFCQQEVEPMSKESDHIHIIALAQALDVSILVEYMDRGEGGTVNHHVFPEGGDPRIFLLYRPGHYDILYK